Within the Fusobacterium sp. DD2 genome, the region TGGTTCCTAACATTGCAAAAGACACGACCAATGCTGTAGAATAACTAATAGTTTTGCATCTTTTAGCTATTGAACGTATACTATTTTTTAGATTCTCAAAATTATTAACCATCTTTCTCCTCCATTATTTATTTGAAATCTTTTCTAAATGCAGCTCAACTCTTCTGTTTGCTGCTCTTCCTTCTGGTGTTTTATTTGTAGCTATAGGGTCTGCATCTCCAAATCCTTTTATTTCTATAATATGTTCTACTGGAAGACCAACCTCTATAAGTTTATCTTTAAAACTTTCAGCTCTTTTTAATGATAAAGATAAGTTGTACTGTTTAGTACCTATTGAGTCTGTATATCCATATATTTTTAGAGCAAAGTTATTTTTTATAATAAAATCTTTTAGCTCTTCAATTAAAGGGATATACTCATCTCTAATATTCCATTTATCAAATCCAAAATTCAAAGTTTCTTCATCTAAAAGAAGTGCAATCTTTGGTATTGTTACATCAACATTTTCTATTTCAAGAGCATTTATTCTGATACTGTTTTTTCTCATCTCAGTTGTTGTTAGCTTTTGAAATCCATAGCTTGAAATAGAAAGTATAAGCATTAGAAAGAACACCACTATTTTTGTTGATTTTCTAACCATTGTTCAGCCTCACTTTCCAGAGGTTTAAACTCTGTTGAATACTCTATTTTTCCCTCATCTACAAGTTTATCAAGGTTTTTTGAATCACTTATACCCTTATTATTACTTAAATATTCTTCTATATGATTTAATCTTTCTGTATTATACTCAACTACCTTCTGATTAGTACAAGCTCCAGCTACTACTAATGCTACAACCATCATAATCACCTTTTTCATAATATCCTCACAATCCCTTTCCTAGTAATCTGTTCTCTTTTTAAACTCATTTAGCTCTTTTTCCATAGCATCTATTTTTTCATTTGCTGCATCGTAATCTTCTATATCCTTATTAATCTCATTAACTCTCTTTTTAATTCTTTGTATCTCAACATTCATTTTTTCACTGTCAGTCATGTTTTTTAATTTTTCTCTTTTTTCCCGTTCCAGCTTTTTCTTTTCCTCTTCGTCTTTTTTTCTCTCTTCTAAGGCTTTTCTTTCTTCCTCTTTCTTTGCTGCTTCTATTCTTCTATCAGCTTCTTTCAGGAGTCTTTCCTTTGCCTCATCTGCATAAGAAATACCTGATATTAGAAATAAAGTACTTAGTAATAAAATTATTTTTTTCATTATCTTTCCTCCAACTTATCTTTATTTAATCTCTCCTTATGCTTTAATATATCTTTTTCCTCTCTTGCTACACTTCTTACTACTCTTTCGTAGAAATTAACCTTTTCATTTGCTAGCTTCTGTGTTTCTCTCAATTTTTCAATTTCAGTTTGAGGTTTCTTTTTACTCTCTTCTTCTACTTTTTTCTTCTCTTTTAGATACTCATTTACAGCATTCTCTGAACTGACATTCAGATTTTCTACTTTTACTTGCTTACTTTTCTTTTCTTGTTTTTGTTCTTTCTCAATTTGTTTTTCTTCTTCAATTTTTGCTTCTCTCTTAATTTTCTCTTCATACTGTATTTTTTCTCTTACTCTTTCAAGTGCAGCCATTTCATCTTTCCTTGTTTTATCCTCTACATTAGAATTAGAGCATGATGTTCCAAGTAGGTCAAGAAACAGGCATAGTAATATAATACTTTTTCTCATTTACTTCCCCCCTTACTCCAATATAGATAATAGTCTATTTAACTCATTAAGTTTAGCTTCATCATCAGAAATCTTTTTATCAAGTTTTCTATAGTAATGTTCATACTCTTTAGCAAGTTTTTTGTACTCATCTCTATGCCATCTGATTTCTGAATCTCTTTTCAGCTTTTCCAAAGTCTTTTCTTTTCCCTCACTCTGCAATTTCAATTCCTGCAGCTCTTTTTCTAAACTTACTTTCTCCCCTTTAAATTCTGCTACCTTCTCAGCTTCTTTCTTTTGCAGTTCCTGATATTCAGTTTCCATGCTGGCAACTGTATCTATATTTGCATAGATACTTAAGCCACATATTGCGAAAACTCCAATCAATATTTTTTTCACTATAACACCACCCTCGCTCCTTTAATAATTTATTTCTTCAAACCTGTCTCCTATTTAGAAATTATAATTACGAACAAGCTTTTCCTTTTAATAACACAATTTTATCACTTTTTAGACTTTTTATAAAGAGGTATTAACACTTTTTTATTTTAAATTATTAATTTTTATACATTAACTTCTAAATAAAAACATCCAAAATAAACAATTTTCATATAAAATGTTCTATAATAATCTATTTTCTTAAATTTTAAGGCTATATATTTTTTATATTTAGACATATTTTAGACATATTAGTTCTGTTGATTTTAGTTCAATAACAAAAAAACTGTGCTCACTATGTATAAACATAGTTCTGCACAGCTTTTTTATATTTCTATACTGACTTTATCTCCAATTTTAAAATTTTTACTCTTTTCTCCATAGATACTCACACATACTTTTTCTTTTTCATCACGTACTATAAAGAATGTATGACTGCCCATAAACTCTTTTGAAATAACTTTCCATTTACCATCACTTGCAAAATCCATTTTAATATCTTCAGGTCTTACTATTTTCTTTTCTCCATTATCTTTAATAAAATTTACCTTTCCAATAAAATCAGCAACATACTCATTTGATGGTTTATAATATATCTCCTCTGGAGTTCCTATCTGTTCAATTATTCCATCTCTCATAATAACTATCTTATCAGAGATACTCAAAGCCTCTTCCTGATCGTGAGTTACAAATATCATTGTTATCCCAAGTTTTTTCTGCAATGCTTTGAGTTCTTCTCTCATATTTATCTTTAATTTTGCATCAAGATTACTAAATGGCTCATCTAAAAGCAATATCTTAGGAGAAAGTACCAAAGCTCTTGCTAAAGCAACCCTCTGCTGCTGTCCACCACTTAGCTCATGAATTGAACTTTTCTCATATCCCTTTAGTCCAACTATCTCAAGATACTTACTGGCTAACTCTTTCTGCTCTTTTTTATTCTTATTTTTATACTTCAGTCCATAACCAATATTCTCTATTACATTCATATGAGGAAAAAGTGCATAATCCTGAAATACAGTTGAGATATTTCTTCTTTCAGGTGGAATATTTGTTATCTCCTCATCTTCAAGATATATCTTTCCATTATCTGAATTTAAAAAACCACCTATAACATTTAGTAAACTCGTCTTTCCACATCCACTTGGGCCTAAAAAAGATACAAGTTCACCCTTTTCAAGATTAAATGAGATGTCACTTATCCCTTTTTCATTTTCAAATCTCTTTTTAATATTTTCAACTCTAAAATACATTCATCTCTCCTATATAATCAGCTATATCCTTTTTGCAGCTTTAGACACAATCACATTTAATGTAAAAGTAATAAGCGTTATTGCAATAGCTACAATAGATGCAACACCATATTCTCCCTGAGCAACGTAATTAAATAACAATACAGTTGCAACGTTGGCTCCTGGAGAAATAAGGAAAATTACTGCTCCAATTGTTGTCATAGTTGCTATAAAACAGTTGATAAATGAGATTAAAAATGCAGGTTTCAATGCTGGAAGAATAATATCAATAAATATATTCATCTTTCCTGCTCCTAAATCTCTTGCTGCCTTTTCAATATTTGGATTTATCTTTTCAAGAATTGCATCTCCAGTTTTAATTCCAATACTCACCTGTCTAAATAGGCAGTTTAATATAACTATGGCTGCTGTACCTGTAAGAACCAGCCATCCACTGTGAAATGCAAGAATATATCCAAGTCCAAAAAACGTTCCTGGAATTATATATGGAAGTGTTGCAAAAAACTCCACAACCTTAATAAACTTACCCTTCATATCTCTGTTGTAATAAGCTATCAATATGCCAATAATAGCTGAGAAAAATCCAGCAATAAAGGCATATATTATTGTTCTTACAAATACCTTTATTCCACTCATTTTAAACTTTTCCAGATATTCAAGTGTGAACTCAATTCCATGTGATGTAGAGTTATAAAATCCAGAAAAAAGTATTGTTCCATACTGCAATAATACTATTACAACAAATAACCATGCTGCCATTCCTAATACAAGTTTTAATAAAAATGGAATCTCAAAAGAATTATCACCTAAGCCATTCTTTTTATTCTCACTGAAAAAGGTTGAGTTTTTCAATAATATTTTTCTATATAAAAGAAAAGCAATAAGTGCCGGAATAATTAACAGTAAAGTCATTGCAGCAGCTTTTTGCATATTTCCCTCTCCAATTACAGTAAGGTATGCCTCAGTAGCTAAGGTACTTTCACGTCCACCTATAATAATTGCACTTCCAAAATCTGCAAGACTCTTTGTAAAGATTATAAAGAATACTCCTACAAATGGAGAAACTGATAGTGGTAAAATAACTCTTTTTACAGTTTCCCACGGAGTGGCACCTAATGAACGTGATGCTGCAATAAGTGAATAATCAACATTTTTAAAAATCTCATATAGCATAAATGCTGCAAAGGATACCTCTCCTAGTATCTGTAACATCACTATTCCATGTAGTCCATAAGGGTTCATGTGAAGTCCCAAGATTTTATATGTTATAAGACCTCTTCTTCCAAATAGCATAATATACGAAATACCAAAAATAAATGGTGGTGATATCATTGAAAGCATCAGCAGATAGTAATAGAATTTTTTTATAATTTTTCCTGAAAAAATCATATAAAAAGCTATAAAACTACCTAATATAGATGTTATCAGTGCTGAGAAAAATGAAGTTTTAAGAGAATTAAAAAGTAACTGATAGTTATCTTTAAATATCCCATGATAAAACTTCAGTGTAAACTCACCATTATCAATAAAACTTGTCCTTATAATTTGATAAATGGGATAGAAGCAAAACGCAACTATCCCACTGATTACAGAAAGAAATATCAATTTGTATAATAGATTATCTTGCTTTATTTCCAAATCTCTTATTCCATTCATTTAATACCTTTTCTCTTTCATTTCCTAACTCTTCAATATTAATATTAATTAACTTAGACATATCCACATCTTTAATCTCTTTTGGAGTTGGTACACCATTTCTAACCATTGCTCTAGGATCTTCATTTCTTATAGCAATTTGTCCCTTTTCAGAAAGTGCCCAGTCAACAAATTTCTTAGCTGAGTCCATATTTTCAGCATTTTTAAATATAGCCATTCCAGCTGGAACCCAAGGAATCATATCTTCTGGGTAGATTGTAGTTACTGGATATTTCTTTTCCATTAGAATAAATTCTCCAGACATAGGAATTACTGCTACTGCAAACTCTCCTGAAACAACTTTCATTGGTGGTTCTCCACCTCTTTTAGCTAAAAATGGAATGTTTTTGTTTAACTCTTCAAAATATTTCCAAGCTTTATCATTTCCCATTTTTTGAATCAAATTATCAACAAAAGCATAGTTAGTACCTGATATTGCAGGATTTGCCATTATAACTTCATCTTTGTATTCTGGTTTTGCAATGTCTGCCCACACTTTTGGCATTGGTAATCCTTTATCTTCAAGTATCTCATTATTTACCATAAATCCAACTAGCACTAGAGATACACCTGACCAGTATCCATCTTTATCTCTATATTTTAAAGGAACTTCTTTCATTTCAGGTGAAATATATTTTTCAAGTAACCCTTTATTTTTTGCTGTTATAAAGCTGTCAAGTCCGCCACCAAACCATACATCTGCTGATGGTTTACCATTTTCTGCCTGTATCTTTGATAATACCTCTCCAGATGACATATCAATAAAATCCACTTTAATTCCAGTATCTTTTGTAAACTGCTGGAATATCTTTTCCTTTCCTCCATAAGCTGCTACTACTTTTAAATTTTCTCCAAATAGGTTAAAACTTAATAAACCTAATAATGCTAAGAATAAACTAAGTGTTTTCTTCATAATTTTCAGATAGTTTTTACTATCCATTCCCTCCTTTTTTATAATTTTACATACATATTATTTCTGTATGCAAGTGGTTTACATTTATTTGTTTTAAGAGCCTCAATTAGCTCTTTTACATTGTTTACTCTGTAAGGTAATAA harbors:
- a CDS encoding OmpA family protein, with amino-acid sequence MVRKSTKIVVFFLMLILSISSYGFQKLTTTEMRKNSIRINALEIENVDVTIPKIALLLDEETLNFGFDKWNIRDEYIPLIEELKDFIIKNNFALKIYGYTDSIGTKQYNLSLSLKRAESFKDKLIEVGLPVEHIIEIKGFGDADPIATNKTPEGRAANRRVELHLEKISNK
- a CDS encoding FAD-I family protein, with product MKKIILLLSTLFLISGISYADEAKERLLKEADRRIEAAKKEEERKALEERKKDEEEKKKLEREKREKLKNMTDSEKMNVEIQRIKKRVNEINKDIEDYDAANEKIDAMEKELNEFKKRTDY
- a CDS encoding adhesion protein FadA, producing MKKILIGVFAICGLSIYANIDTVASMETEYQELQKKEAEKVAEFKGEKVSLEKELQELKLQSEGKEKTLEKLKRDSEIRWHRDEYKKLAKEYEHYYRKLDKKISDDEAKLNELNRLLSILE
- a CDS encoding ABC transporter ATP-binding protein, translated to MYFRVENIKKRFENEKGISDISFNLEKGELVSFLGPSGCGKTSLLNVIGGFLNSDNGKIYLEDEEITNIPPERRNISTVFQDYALFPHMNVIENIGYGLKYKNKNKKEQKELASKYLEIVGLKGYEKSSIHELSGGQQQRVALARALVLSPKILLLDEPFSNLDAKLKINMREELKALQKKLGITMIFVTHDQEEALSISDKIVIMRDGIIEQIGTPEEIYYKPSNEYVADFIGKVNFIKDNGEKKIVRPEDIKMDFASDGKWKVISKEFMGSHTFFIVRDEKEKVCVSIYGEKSKNFKIGDKVSIEI
- a CDS encoding iron ABC transporter permease, yielding MNGIRDLEIKQDNLLYKLIFLSVISGIVAFCFYPIYQIIRTSFIDNGEFTLKFYHGIFKDNYQLLFNSLKTSFFSALITSILGSFIAFYMIFSGKIIKKFYYYLLMLSMISPPFIFGISYIMLFGRRGLITYKILGLHMNPYGLHGIVMLQILGEVSFAAFMLYEIFKNVDYSLIAASRSLGATPWETVKRVILPLSVSPFVGVFFIIFTKSLADFGSAIIIGGRESTLATEAYLTVIGEGNMQKAAAMTLLLIIPALIAFLLYRKILLKNSTFFSENKKNGLGDNSFEIPFLLKLVLGMAAWLFVVIVLLQYGTILFSGFYNSTSHGIEFTLEYLEKFKMSGIKVFVRTIIYAFIAGFFSAIIGILIAYYNRDMKGKFIKVVEFFATLPYIIPGTFFGLGYILAFHSGWLVLTGTAAIVILNCLFRQVSIGIKTGDAILEKINPNIEKAARDLGAGKMNIFIDIILPALKPAFLISFINCFIATMTTIGAVIFLISPGANVATVLLFNYVAQGEYGVASIVAIAITLITFTLNVIVSKAAKRI
- a CDS encoding ABC transporter substrate-binding protein → MDSKNYLKIMKKTLSLFLALLGLLSFNLFGENLKVVAAYGGKEKIFQQFTKDTGIKVDFIDMSSGEVLSKIQAENGKPSADVWFGGGLDSFITAKNKGLLEKYISPEMKEVPLKYRDKDGYWSGVSLVLVGFMVNNEILEDKGLPMPKVWADIAKPEYKDEVIMANPAISGTNYAFVDNLIQKMGNDKAWKYFEELNKNIPFLAKRGGEPPMKVVSGEFAVAVIPMSGEFILMEKKYPVTTIYPEDMIPWVPAGMAIFKNAENMDSAKKFVDWALSEKGQIAIRNEDPRAMVRNGVPTPKEIKDVDMSKLININIEELGNEREKVLNEWNKRFGNKAR